In Treponema primitia ZAS-2, a genomic segment contains:
- a CDS encoding MATE family efflux transporter, protein MNLKQNDNRTDRLGTERVGKLLLDFSIPAIIGMLVNAIYNIVDRIYVGQGVDSLGIAGITVAMPLMMVIMASSMLIGIGANSLFSIRLGQGRRDEVEKLMGHALALLFIVPGIVIVFSLIFLDDIIVHILGASETVFPFAKAYLQIILYGGIFSAMGPGINHFIRSDGHPRTSMVTQLIGAVINIILDPIFIFGFGWGIAGAAWATIISQFISFVWVMGYFNSRHTQLRFRLRNMKLELKLVLNILAIGFAPFAMQLAMSLVGVLQNHALNVYGGDIAVSAMGIGFSIMIVFFMPLMGLNQGAQPIIGYNYGAKKYDRVLKTYKWAVIAGTIFITLGFLIIQIAPKMFISLFSNEEGPLMEMGIYCLRISTLLFPILGFQILTSNYFQAIGKPIQGTILSLSRQLLLYIPLLTLLPRFFGLKGVFFAMPAADFGAVIMSACFMMKELKWLKAGQIS, encoded by the coding sequence ATGAATTTGAAACAAAATGACAACAGAACAGATAGGCTTGGGACAGAACGGGTAGGGAAGCTTCTTTTAGATTTTTCCATTCCGGCAATTATCGGAATGCTGGTTAATGCGATTTATAACATTGTGGATAGGATTTATGTGGGCCAGGGGGTTGATTCATTAGGGATCGCCGGGATAACCGTTGCCATGCCCCTGATGATGGTTATTATGGCTTCATCGATGCTAATCGGCATCGGCGCCAATTCGCTTTTTTCTATCCGCCTTGGCCAGGGGCGCAGGGATGAGGTTGAAAAGCTTATGGGGCACGCCCTGGCCCTGCTTTTTATTGTCCCGGGAATAGTCATTGTTTTCAGCCTCATCTTTCTTGACGATATTATCGTTCATATTCTTGGGGCCAGTGAAACGGTGTTCCCCTTCGCAAAGGCCTATTTGCAGATTATCCTCTATGGTGGTATTTTTAGCGCCATGGGTCCCGGTATCAATCACTTTATCCGTTCCGACGGGCATCCGCGCACATCAATGGTGACCCAGCTTATCGGCGCGGTGATAAATATTATCCTGGATCCGATTTTTATTTTTGGTTTTGGCTGGGGTATTGCGGGTGCCGCATGGGCAACGATTATTTCACAGTTTATTTCCTTCGTATGGGTTATGGGGTATTTTAATTCCCGGCATACCCAGCTCCGTTTTCGCCTCCGCAATATGAAGCTTGAATTAAAACTGGTGTTGAACATCCTGGCGATTGGATTTGCGCCCTTTGCCATGCAGTTGGCCATGAGCCTTGTGGGGGTTTTGCAGAACCACGCCCTGAACGTCTATGGCGGGGATATCGCGGTTTCGGCCATGGGAATTGGCTTCAGCATCATGATTGTCTTTTTTATGCCCCTTATGGGGCTTAACCAGGGCGCTCAGCCCATCATTGGTTATAACTACGGCGCAAAAAAATATGACCGGGTTTTAAAAACCTACAAGTGGGCGGTAATTGCCGGCACAATTTTTATCACCCTCGGCTTTCTGATTATCCAGATAGCGCCGAAAATGTTTATTTCCCTTTTCAGTAATGAAGAAGGGCCTCTCATGGAGATGGGTATTTATTGCCTGCGCATAAGCACCCTCTTGTTCCCCATACTGGGTTTTCAAATACTAACCTCAAATTATTTTCAGGCGATTGGGAAACCGATCCAGGGGACAATTTTAAGTTTATCCCGGCAGCTGCTCTTATACATACCCTTGCTGACCCTGCTGCCCAGGTTTTTTGGCCTAAAGGGTGTCTTTTTTGCCATGCCGGCTGCTGATTTTGGTGCAGTAATCATGTCGGCTTGTTTTATGATGAAAGAGTTAAAGTGGCTTAAGGCCGGGCAAATTTCTTAA
- a CDS encoding SoxR reducing system RseC family protein has translation MKETGVVVNIKGALATVKVKRPAASKGCCHFDTTKDEFLEAYNNCNAAVNDTVSVESEVETEKRQAFIKFGLFIAAFMIGLVGGYYVAGLFNAANLNGLFSIAAALLAIVITHIVYKRLNGEAKRIPVINEIVYNT, from the coding sequence ATGAAAGAAACGGGAGTGGTGGTAAATATCAAAGGCGCCTTAGCGACCGTTAAGGTTAAACGGCCGGCTGCTTCAAAGGGCTGCTGTCATTTTGATACCACCAAGGATGAATTCCTGGAAGCCTATAATAATTGCAATGCCGCAGTCAATGATACGGTGTCCGTCGAATCTGAAGTAGAAACGGAAAAAAGACAGGCTTTTATCAAGTTTGGATTATTTATCGCCGCTTTTATGATCGGCCTGGTTGGGGGTTATTATGTAGCGGGACTGTTCAATGCGGCAAATCTGAACGGTTTGTTTTCCATTGCCGCAGCCCTGTTGGCCATTGTTATTACCCATATTGTCTATAAGCGGCTGAATGGTGAAGCAAAAAGGATACCGGTTATCAACGAGATTGTATATAACACATAG
- a CDS encoding ankyrin repeat domain-containing protein codes for MKIVLLHDGDDKKSASDLLEVIKEQRINGESLPFEGDWETKGPSWEEKFAEATHFIAIFSESSDQRPSGPSWFSFAAGFARGSGRPLVLFGANMDALGAHFIKDGIRIRDGGEFSAYLIRESEEWTRANRVKQARDSLLEQGIPVTLDSLGRCIKEKDCQAVSLFLQAGFAADTLDKAGVPLLCLAVRAGDRGIVSLLLQAGAQVNLKSQDRGGSALIDAALGKHSEILGDLLAAGADTDTKSKDGQSPLIISVGLNDEPTVEMLLKAGANADEPDSLGASARKYATLFNKPGMVALFQKYAPAK; via the coding sequence GTGAAAATAGTTTTGCTCCATGATGGGGATGATAAAAAGTCCGCATCAGATCTGTTGGAAGTGATAAAGGAACAGAGGATCAACGGCGAATCCCTGCCTTTTGAGGGGGATTGGGAGACTAAAGGGCCTTCATGGGAAGAAAAATTCGCTGAAGCCACCCATTTTATAGCAATTTTTTCCGAATCCTCGGATCAGAGACCCTCAGGCCCCTCCTGGTTTAGCTTTGCCGCGGGTTTTGCCCGGGGTTCCGGGCGTCCCCTGGTACTTTTTGGGGCAAATATGGATGCCCTGGGGGCTCATTTTATAAAAGACGGTATCCGGATCAGGGATGGCGGGGAATTTTCGGCCTATCTTATCCGGGAATCAGAGGAATGGACCAGGGCTAACAGGGTCAAGCAGGCCCGGGATTCTCTGCTGGAGCAGGGTATCCCGGTCACCCTGGATTCCCTGGGCCGTTGTATAAAGGAAAAGGATTGCCAGGCGGTTTCTCTGTTCCTCCAGGCGGGCTTTGCTGCGGATACCCTGGATAAGGCCGGGGTTCCCCTGCTCTGTCTGGCTGTCCGGGCCGGTGACCGGGGCATTGTCTCCCTGCTGCTCCAGGCCGGCGCCCAAGTGAACCTTAAATCCCAGGACCGGGGCGGTTCTGCCCTGATCGACGCGGCTTTGGGAAAACACAGTGAGATATTGGGGGATCTGCTGGCCGCTGGGGCGGACACGGATACTAAGAGCAAGGACGGTCAGTCGCCACTGATCATTTCTGTGGGCCTGAACGATGAACCCACCGTAGAAATGCTGTTGAAAGCCGGTGCCAATGCCGACGAGCCTGACAGTCTGGGGGCCAGCGCCCGGAAGTATGCCACTCTCTTTAACAAGCCCGGTATGGTAGCCCTTTTTCAGAAATACGCCCCGGCCAAGTAG
- a CDS encoding Sir2 family NAD-dependent protein deacetylase: MPLDSKTDVAKLYELISSAKYFVTLTGAGVSTLSGIRDFRGKNGLYNDMNAEKIFDIDLFRRDPSFYYKATGDFIYNVNERQPSIVHTTLGALEKRGFLKSLITQNVDLLHQKGGSKRVIEIHGSPSVHYCLHCSDLSRVEELAASGPGAELPANAGDLLGFDAVAALVKAGELPRCKKCGKVLKPAITFFGESLPVRALKSAEDDARKADLMLVLGTTLTVFPAAGLPQVTLRSGGKLVIVNNMETPMDSHAVLKFEDLGEVFEVLAALL; the protein is encoded by the coding sequence ATGCCTCTGGATAGTAAAACTGATGTCGCTAAACTATACGAACTTATCTCATCGGCTAAGTACTTTGTCACCCTCACCGGCGCGGGGGTAAGTACCCTGTCGGGTATCCGGGATTTTCGGGGAAAGAACGGCCTGTACAATGATATGAATGCGGAGAAAATTTTCGATATCGATCTGTTTCGCCGGGATCCTTCCTTCTATTATAAAGCCACTGGGGACTTTATCTACAATGTCAATGAACGGCAGCCTTCTATAGTGCATACCACCCTGGGCGCCCTGGAAAAACGGGGTTTCCTCAAGAGCCTTATTACCCAAAACGTCGATCTTCTCCACCAGAAGGGGGGAAGCAAACGGGTGATAGAGATACACGGTTCCCCTTCGGTACACTACTGCCTTCATTGTTCCGATCTATCCCGGGTAGAAGAACTGGCAGCCTCAGGTCCCGGTGCGGAACTGCCCGCAAACGCCGGGGATCTTTTGGGCTTTGACGCCGTCGCAGCCCTGGTCAAGGCCGGTGAATTGCCCCGGTGTAAAAAATGCGGCAAGGTGCTGAAACCGGCGATAACTTTTTTCGGGGAATCCCTGCCGGTCCGGGCACTGAAAAGCGCCGAAGATGACGCCCGGAAGGCGGATCTGATGCTGGTCCTGGGTACCACCCTAACGGTGTTTCCTGCCGCAGGCCTGCCCCAGGTAACCCTCCGCAGCGGAGGAAAGCTGGTTATTGTGAACAACATGGAAACCCCCATGGATTCTCATGCGGTTCTGAAGTTTGAGGATCTTGGGGAGGTTTTTGAGGTGCTGGCAGCTTTACTGTAG
- the gltX gene encoding glutamate--tRNA ligase, producing MSIRDRYAPSPTGLQHIGGIRTALFNYLYARSAGGKFILRLEDTDRTRSDQSFVQNLYDTFAWLNLRWDEGPDIGGPFGPYIQSERFELYKKYALELIEKDRAYYCFCSQERLDKVRADREAAQGASGSHESGYDRHCRDIDREEAAERVRAGEKCTIRLKIPLGESTKFHDHLLGDIEWKNDDVNPDPVLLKTDGFPTYHLANIVDDHLMGITHVLRAQEWLSSTPLHVIMYKSFGWEHPEFCHLPMVMGQDGKKLSKRHGATSIDEFRRQGYLPEALLNYVALLGASYEEGKEIYTPEELSARFSLEKLNKAPAIFDYKKLEWFNGQYIRMKSDDELAALALPYAITAGLFGKAGVEPEGTQKLTFIAAMPLIKERINFLHEAAEKLGYLFSEPPTPAAAEFIPKKSDLAQTVTLLKLGRELVRPMAKSNDADAEALIKAAAEKAGVKLGDLMMPLRVAVTGARVSPPLFGSLRILGAEQALARVDKALAALSAEVSG from the coding sequence ATGAGTATACGAGATCGTTACGCGCCCTCCCCCACGGGGCTTCAGCACATCGGGGGGATACGGACTGCCCTGTTTAACTACCTTTACGCCCGTTCCGCAGGGGGCAAATTTATCCTGCGCCTGGAAGACACGGATCGTACCCGGTCCGACCAGAGCTTTGTCCAAAACCTCTACGACACCTTTGCCTGGCTGAATCTCCGCTGGGACGAAGGGCCGGATATAGGCGGGCCTTTTGGCCCCTACATCCAGTCAGAACGATTTGAACTTTACAAAAAGTACGCCCTGGAACTGATAGAAAAGGATCGGGCCTATTACTGTTTCTGTTCCCAGGAACGGCTGGATAAGGTCCGCGCGGATCGGGAGGCGGCCCAGGGAGCGTCCGGTTCCCACGAATCAGGCTACGACCGGCACTGCCGGGACATAGACCGTGAAGAGGCGGCGGAACGGGTGCGAGCCGGTGAAAAGTGTACCATCAGGCTCAAGATACCTTTGGGGGAATCCACCAAATTCCATGACCACCTGCTGGGGGACATTGAATGGAAAAACGACGATGTGAACCCCGATCCGGTACTCCTCAAAACCGATGGCTTCCCCACCTACCACCTGGCCAATATCGTGGACGATCACCTCATGGGGATTACCCATGTGCTCCGGGCCCAGGAGTGGCTTTCCTCAACACCCCTGCACGTGATCATGTACAAAAGTTTCGGCTGGGAGCATCCGGAATTCTGCCACCTCCCCATGGTGATGGGCCAGGACGGCAAGAAGCTGAGCAAACGCCACGGGGCTACCAGCATTGATGAATTCCGCCGCCAGGGCTACCTGCCCGAGGCGCTGCTTAACTACGTGGCCCTTTTGGGCGCCTCCTACGAAGAAGGAAAGGAAATCTACACCCCAGAGGAACTATCCGCCCGGTTCAGCCTGGAAAAACTGAACAAAGCCCCGGCTATTTTCGACTATAAAAAACTGGAATGGTTCAACGGCCAATATATACGGATGAAAAGCGACGATGAACTGGCGGCACTTGCCCTACCCTACGCCATAACAGCGGGACTATTCGGGAAGGCCGGAGTCGAGCCGGAGGGGACACAGAAGCTTACTTTTATTGCCGCCATGCCTTTGATAAAGGAGCGGATAAATTTCCTCCACGAGGCGGCGGAAAAACTGGGCTACCTTTTTTCAGAGCCCCCAACTCCGGCTGCTGCAGAATTCATTCCCAAAAAATCGGACCTTGCCCAAACAGTAACCCTGCTCAAACTGGGCCGTGAACTGGTGCGACCCATGGCCAAATCGAATGATGCAGATGCGGAGGCGCTTATCAAAGCTGCGGCGGAAAAGGCGGGGGTAAAGCTGGGGGACCTGATGATGCCTCTCAGGGTTGCTGTTACCGGGGCCCGGGTCAGCCCTCCCCTTTTCGGTTCCCTGCGCATACTGGGGGCTGAACAGGCGCTAGCACGGGTAGACAAGGCCCTGGCGGCGCTCTCTGCGGAAGTATCGGGCTAA
- a CDS encoding aminopeptidase, with protein sequence MGTNSGEEKKTEGQQLSEKLFFEIKNCWDTATGAELEEVETFGKAYKQFLDAGKTEREFTRHTVELLKEKGFQDLNSLLNEKGTLSPGSKVYQLNRDKSLVFAVIGKRPLTEGINIVGAHVDSPRIDLKTNPIYEDSELALLDTHYYGGIKPYQWTAIALAMHGTVVGKDGKKRDICIGEDEGDPVFTITDLLPHLARDQMQKKAADFIDGEGLDILAGSRPYKDPKAKDKVKLNLLSLIHDKYGILEEDFAGAEFEFVPAQKARDLGLDRSMIGGYGHDDRSCSFAALKALLDFSGGTPPEKTVVCLLTDKEEVGSMGNTGAQSRLFENFVAYLGVKTLNSYSEIALRQCLGNSSMLSADVNAAFDPNFDSVFDKKTSSYFGKGLVLSKFTGRGGKAGGSEANAEFCQKVQGILNKNTVRWQYGELGKVDKGGGGTIALHVANLGVEVLDCGIPVLSMHSPFEVISKIDLYTAYRGYLAFLREA encoded by the coding sequence ATGGGAACCAATTCAGGGGAAGAAAAGAAAACCGAAGGGCAACAGCTTTCGGAAAAACTGTTTTTTGAGATAAAGAACTGCTGGGACACCGCCACCGGGGCGGAACTTGAGGAAGTTGAAACTTTTGGGAAGGCCTACAAACAGTTCCTGGATGCGGGAAAAACAGAACGGGAATTTACCCGCCATACGGTGGAACTTCTGAAGGAAAAGGGCTTTCAGGATCTCAACAGCCTGCTCAATGAAAAGGGAACCCTGAGCCCTGGTTCAAAAGTCTATCAGCTTAACCGGGACAAGTCCCTGGTTTTTGCGGTTATCGGGAAGCGGCCCCTGACTGAGGGGATCAACATAGTGGGCGCCCATGTGGACTCCCCCCGCATTGATTTGAAGACCAACCCCATCTATGAAGATTCGGAACTGGCCCTCCTGGATACCCATTACTACGGGGGCATCAAGCCCTACCAGTGGACTGCCATAGCCCTGGCTATGCACGGAACCGTGGTTGGGAAGGATGGTAAAAAGCGGGACATCTGCATTGGGGAGGATGAGGGGGATCCGGTCTTTACCATTACGGACCTTTTGCCCCACCTGGCCCGGGATCAGATGCAGAAGAAGGCGGCGGACTTTATCGATGGTGAAGGGCTTGATATTCTGGCAGGCTCCCGGCCCTACAAGGACCCCAAGGCCAAGGACAAGGTGAAGCTCAACCTGCTCAGCCTGATCCATGACAAATACGGTATCCTGGAAGAGGATTTTGCGGGGGCGGAATTTGAATTTGTCCCTGCCCAAAAAGCCCGGGACCTGGGCCTGGACCGGAGCATGATAGGCGGCTACGGCCACGATGATCGGAGCTGTTCCTTTGCCGCATTGAAGGCGCTTCTGGATTTTTCAGGCGGAACCCCACCTGAAAAAACCGTGGTCTGCCTCTTAACCGACAAGGAAGAAGTGGGCTCCATGGGAAACACCGGCGCCCAGTCCCGGCTCTTTGAAAATTTTGTGGCCTACCTGGGCGTAAAGACCCTGAACAGTTATTCTGAAATAGCCCTGCGCCAATGCCTGGGCAATTCCTCCATGCTCTCCGCAGATGTGAACGCCGCCTTTGACCCCAACTTCGATTCGGTGTTCGATAAAAAGACCTCCAGCTACTTCGGCAAAGGCCTGGTACTGTCCAAATTTACCGGTCGGGGCGGCAAGGCCGGGGGCAGCGAGGCCAACGCCGAATTTTGCCAGAAGGTCCAGGGTATCCTGAACAAAAATACTGTGCGTTGGCAATACGGTGAGCTGGGTAAAGTTGACAAAGGCGGCGGGGGAACCATCGCCCTGCATGTGGCAAACCTGGGGGTGGAAGTCCTGGACTGCGGCATCCCGGTGCTGTCCATGCACTCACCTTTTGAGGTGATAAGCAAGATCGACCTCTACACCGCATATCGCGGTTATTTGGCATTTTTGCGGGAAGCCTGA
- a CDS encoding YjfB family protein, whose protein sequence is MDIENVSTGMSQERVQQEAAAKVQSLSIKNAEEQGEAFAKLMESTKVVTDTAVGNNVDLLG, encoded by the coding sequence ATGGATATAGAAAATGTTTCTACAGGCATGTCCCAGGAACGGGTACAACAGGAAGCGGCGGCTAAGGTTCAGAGTCTGAGCATTAAGAATGCTGAAGAACAGGGCGAAGCCTTTGCCAAGCTGATGGAATCTACAAAAGTTGTTACCGACACAGCTGTGGGCAACAATGTAGATCTTTTGGGCTAA
- the aat gene encoding leucyl/phenylalanyl-tRNA--protein transferase — protein sequence MIMRLRSGPDPNFPYLTEHDRYGFPPPEESPDWIVAVGGNLSPGMLLSAYEQGIFPWYNQDDPLLWQSPDPRFVIFPEKLHVSKSMEKVFKKGEFEFALDRDFPGVVRGCREVYRPGQGGTWITGDILAAYGELHRLGWAHSAESYMEGKLVGGCYGVRLGNAFIGESMFARQPNASKAAFLRLARILFDDGVSFIDCQVHTDHLESLGGQEISRKEYLRLLGEALSLRNAGNLDAQDRRGNWWRLYGAPAEG from the coding sequence ATGATCATGCGGCTCCGTTCCGGCCCGGATCCTAATTTCCCCTACCTCACCGAGCACGATAGGTACGGCTTCCCTCCCCCGGAGGAAAGCCCTGACTGGATCGTCGCTGTGGGGGGCAACCTCTCCCCGGGGATGCTCCTCTCAGCCTATGAACAGGGGATTTTTCCCTGGTACAATCAGGATGATCCCCTGCTCTGGCAGTCCCCGGACCCGCGCTTCGTCATTTTCCCGGAAAAACTCCATGTCTCTAAATCCATGGAAAAAGTTTTTAAGAAAGGTGAATTTGAATTCGCCCTGGACCGGGATTTTCCCGGTGTGGTCCGGGGCTGCCGGGAAGTGTACCGCCCGGGCCAGGGGGGGACCTGGATCACCGGCGACATACTGGCCGCCTACGGGGAGCTTCACCGCCTGGGCTGGGCCCACTCGGCGGAAAGCTACATGGAAGGGAAACTGGTCGGAGGCTGTTACGGGGTACGCCTGGGCAACGCCTTTATCGGGGAATCCATGTTTGCACGGCAGCCTAATGCCTCAAAAGCAGCCTTCCTGCGCCTGGCCAGGATACTTTTTGACGATGGGGTCTCCTTCATCGACTGCCAGGTCCATACGGATCATCTGGAAAGCTTAGGGGGCCAGGAGATCAGCCGGAAGGAATATCTCCGGCTCCTGGGTGAAGCCCTTTCCCTGCGGAATGCCGGCAATTTGGATGCCCAGGACCGGCGGGGAAACTGGTGGAGGCTCTACGGGGCGCCGGCAGAAGGCTGA
- the clpA gene encoding ATP-dependent Clp protease ATP-binding subunit ClpA, which yields MKISRHVQAIINAAYNEAKVRNHEYLTPEHILYAALAFNEVQSILSSCGANLDQLKHGMENYFEQQVPPTQDNTEPTQTVSFQSVLERAVLQSQSSQKETLDIADILVSLYDEERNYCAYFLRKSGIRNRLELLESLSREYEDEGEQGFNFSRAYTPKFTRMNPHMNDGDGHEEIPFEGEASDAAQKTKANKKSALERYATELTALAKLGRLEPVIGRQTELDRTVQVLCRRLKNNPVHVGDSGVGKTAITEGLAQRIVAGNVPPTLKDFAIYSLDMGALVAGTKYRGDFEERIKRVIEEILKKEKAILFIDEIHTLVGAGSVSGSALDASNLLKPALASGKIRCIGSTTHEEYGKFFDKDRALSRRFQKIDIDEPSQEDAIAILKGLRSKYEEYHRVKYSDEAVEGAVRLSAQFITERRLPDKAIDVIDEAGAFARIQAFKDNGKTENPADTLAGASTAAGNSSGADTPATGDPGEPTLTRGPTLSSGPVGAETPREEPISVQEGTVAVIDIGLPLIETVVSKIARIPERSVGENEKDKLRFLEQKLRERIFGQDEAILAAVKAVKRSRAGFRADNKPVANFLFVGPTGVGKTELARQLADILGVPMHRFDMSEYQEKHTVSRLIGSPPGYVGYEEGGLLTDVIRKQPHAVVLLDEIEKAHPDIYNILLQIMDYATLTDNNGRKADFRNVVFIMTSNAGAREVGKSLIGFGERIGGEAELDSAVEKLFTPEFRNRLDAVVRFGHLSKEVMESIVRKELEIFRDQLAEKKISLSISDACVEHLAEEGYSQEFGARNVGRVIEDKIKSFFVDEVLFGRLVSGGAAQADWRDGEYRIEVAGAREAVTAEA from the coding sequence ATGAAAATCAGCCGCCATGTGCAGGCTATCATCAATGCCGCCTATAATGAGGCCAAGGTACGTAACCACGAATACCTGACCCCCGAACATATACTCTATGCCGCCCTTGCATTCAATGAGGTACAGAGCATACTTTCATCCTGCGGGGCTAACCTGGATCAACTTAAACATGGGATGGAAAACTACTTTGAACAGCAAGTGCCCCCCACCCAGGATAACACCGAGCCCACCCAAACTGTGAGTTTCCAGAGCGTCCTGGAACGAGCAGTGCTTCAAAGCCAGTCATCCCAGAAGGAAACCCTGGATATTGCGGACATTCTGGTCTCCCTCTACGATGAGGAACGGAATTATTGCGCCTATTTCCTCCGCAAGTCGGGAATCAGGAATCGGCTGGAGCTTTTGGAGAGTCTTTCCCGGGAATATGAGGATGAAGGTGAGCAGGGTTTCAATTTTTCCCGTGCCTATACTCCGAAATTCACCCGTATGAACCCCCACATGAATGACGGAGACGGCCATGAGGAAATTCCCTTTGAGGGTGAGGCTTCCGATGCGGCCCAGAAAACTAAGGCCAATAAAAAGAGCGCCCTGGAGCGCTACGCCACGGAACTCACCGCCCTGGCAAAGCTGGGCCGGCTGGAACCGGTCATAGGCCGGCAGACCGAACTGGACCGGACCGTGCAGGTACTTTGCCGCCGGCTCAAAAACAACCCGGTCCATGTGGGCGATTCCGGAGTAGGAAAAACCGCCATCACCGAAGGGCTGGCCCAGCGCATAGTCGCCGGGAACGTGCCCCCCACTTTGAAAGATTTCGCCATCTATTCCCTGGATATGGGCGCCCTGGTAGCGGGAACCAAGTACCGGGGGGACTTTGAGGAACGGATCAAGCGGGTCATTGAAGAAATCCTGAAAAAAGAAAAGGCCATCCTCTTTATCGATGAAATCCACACCCTGGTAGGGGCCGGCTCAGTCTCCGGCAGCGCTTTAGATGCCTCAAACCTGCTCAAACCTGCCCTTGCATCGGGAAAAATCCGCTGCATCGGGTCCACCACCCACGAGGAATACGGCAAATTCTTTGACAAAGACCGGGCCCTGTCCCGGCGTTTCCAGAAAATTGACATTGACGAGCCCAGCCAGGAAGACGCCATCGCGATCCTCAAGGGGCTCAGGTCCAAATACGAAGAATACCATCGGGTTAAGTACAGTGATGAGGCCGTGGAAGGGGCGGTGCGTCTTTCCGCCCAGTTTATCACCGAACGGCGGCTGCCGGATAAAGCCATCGATGTGATCGACGAAGCCGGCGCCTTTGCCCGGATCCAGGCTTTCAAGGACAACGGCAAGACCGAAAACCCCGCCGATACTCTTGCCGGCGCTTCTACCGCTGCAGGAAACTCCTCCGGCGCGGATACTCCGGCTACCGGTGACCCTGGGGAGCCCACACTTACCAGAGGCCCAACCCTTAGCAGCGGCCCGGTGGGCGCCGAAACCCCAAGGGAGGAACCCATTTCTGTGCAGGAAGGGACCGTTGCGGTGATAGACATCGGCCTCCCCCTGATCGAGACCGTGGTGTCCAAAATAGCCCGGATCCCCGAGCGGTCAGTGGGTGAAAACGAAAAAGACAAGCTCCGGTTCCTGGAACAAAAGCTCCGGGAGCGTATTTTCGGCCAGGACGAGGCGATCCTGGCGGCGGTCAAGGCAGTCAAACGATCCCGGGCAGGCTTCCGGGCGGACAACAAGCCCGTGGCAAACTTCCTCTTTGTGGGCCCCACCGGGGTGGGGAAAACCGAACTGGCCCGCCAACTGGCGGATATCCTGGGTGTGCCCATGCACCGCTTCGACATGAGCGAATACCAGGAAAAGCACACCGTCTCCCGGCTCATCGGATCCCCCCCGGGTTATGTGGGCTATGAGGAGGGGGGCCTCCTTACGGACGTCATACGGAAACAGCCCCATGCGGTCGTTTTATTGGACGAAATCGAAAAAGCCCATCCGGATATTTACAATATACTTCTCCAGATCATGGACTACGCCACCCTGACGGACAACAATGGCCGCAAGGCGGATTTCCGCAATGTGGTTTTCATCATGACCAGCAACGCCGGAGCCCGGGAAGTCGGAAAAAGCCTCATCGGCTTTGGGGAGCGTATAGGCGGGGAAGCGGAACTGGATAGCGCAGTAGAAAAACTGTTCACCCCGGAATTCCGCAACCGCCTGGACGCGGTGGTCCGCTTCGGCCACCTGTCCAAGGAAGTGATGGAGTCCATAGTCCGCAAGGAACTGGAAATTTTCCGGGACCAGCTGGCAGAAAAAAAGATAAGCCTTTCAATAAGCGATGCCTGCGTGGAACACCTGGCCGAAGAAGGCTACAGCCAGGAATTCGGCGCCCGCAATGTGGGCCGTGTTATCGAAGATAAGATCAAGTCCTTCTTTGTGGACGAGGTCCTCTTCGGCCGGCTCGTCTCAGGCGGCGCCGCCCAGGCAGACTGGCGGGATGGGGAGTACCGGATCGAGGTGGCAGGCGCCAGAGAGGCGGTGACAGCGGAAGCCTGA
- a CDS encoding ATP-dependent Clp protease adaptor ClpS — translation MPSLFGNETDLAAKKKEKLSEPEDFRVVILNDHFTTMEFVVEILMGIFHKSVEEANRLMLEIHRKGRSIAGVYSWDIAQTKAEQVHTLARQNEFPLRCVVEKA, via the coding sequence ATGCCCAGCCTTTTCGGAAACGAGACGGATTTAGCCGCAAAAAAAAAGGAAAAGCTGTCAGAGCCCGAGGATTTTCGGGTTGTCATACTGAATGATCATTTTACCACCATGGAATTTGTGGTGGAGATACTGATGGGAATCTTTCATAAAAGCGTAGAGGAGGCAAACCGCCTCATGCTGGAAATCCACCGGAAAGGCCGAAGCATCGCGGGGGTCTATTCCTGGGATATAGCCCAGACTAAGGCTGAGCAGGTCCATACCCTGGCCCGGCAGAACGAATTCCCCCTGCGGTGCGTGGTCGAAAAAGCATAG